The following coding sequences are from one Anaerohalosphaeraceae bacterium window:
- a CDS encoding type II secretion system protein has protein sequence MKRAYGFTLIELLVVIAIIGLLLSIMIPALGRAKEYSYKVVCSNNIRSQAQGIRLYAEQNAGAVPLNEGGNWLQDLSFWCSNQIMQYAGLDYKSFYCPSNRFKNSDDGRFWQFSWVGDSDYQPPVPGTVTGPLPLRDESRLSEARQRQEFRVMSYNYLFDRLNYANNPPTSRYPDRLLSGVRAVWIRKLTTLTNSSATLMIVDNVLSQYSGTAASGCVQAPPGGCNFTEVAGGLYSAYGLYDRANHLARQFETGSSRKDVAGANMAFADGHVEWKRRQELRTQIQFGQYFWW, from the coding sequence ATGAAGAGAGCCTACGGATTTACCCTGATTGAGCTGCTGGTGGTGATTGCAATCATCGGTCTTTTGCTGTCGATTATGATTCCTGCGCTGGGCCGAGCGAAAGAATATTCATACAAAGTTGTCTGCAGCAACAATATCCGCTCCCAGGCGCAGGGGATTCGTCTGTACGCCGAACAGAATGCCGGAGCCGTTCCGCTCAATGAGGGCGGCAACTGGCTTCAGGACCTGTCCTTCTGGTGCAGCAATCAGATTATGCAGTATGCCGGACTGGATTACAAGTCGTTTTACTGTCCGTCCAACCGCTTCAAGAACTCTGACGACGGGCGGTTCTGGCAGTTCTCCTGGGTGGGGGATTCAGATTATCAGCCGCCGGTGCCCGGCACCGTGACTGGGCCGCTGCCGCTGCGGGATGAAAGCCGGCTGTCGGAGGCCCGCCAGCGGCAGGAGTTTCGCGTGATGTCCTACAACTATCTGTTTGACCGGCTCAACTACGCCAACAATCCTCCGACCTCCCGGTATCCCGATCGGCTGCTGAGCGGAGTGCGGGCTGTCTGGATTCGCAAACTGACCACGCTGACCAACAGCAGTGCAACACTGATGATTGTGGACAATGTGCTCAGCCAGTACAGCGGCACAGCCGCCTCCGGATGTGTGCAGGCCCCGCCGGGCGGGTGCAATTTTACGGAGGTGGCCGGCGGACTGTACAGCGCCTATGGACTGTATGACAGGGCTAACCATCTGGCCCGTCAGTTTGAGACAGGCTCCAGCCGCAAAGACGTCGCCGGGGCCAACATGGCTTTTGCCGACGGACATGTGGAGTGGAAACGGCGGCAGGAGCTCCGGACGCAGATTCAGTTCGGCCAGTATTTCTGGTGGTAA